The sequence tttcagctttttgctcacttcttcaaactcttattaaaaatctttggtgtCACAGTGAAAAAACCGCCAGGGAAAGTGCACTGGAAACACAAATGAAATTTTCCTGGGAATAGCAGTTGAGATTGGCCGCAAGtggtaaataattttctctCGATAAAACAGCATTTGTACTCCTAACAAGAAGTAGCTCGACTCTATTGCGACCGTTTGCACTTAACATCTAGCAACAtctgataataaaaaatttcaaattccaaaGAGGAATTCCAAATTCCAAAAAGGACCATTAAGAACAGTTACGGGGGAAATTTTAAATCGCACGATTGTGTTCTTTAGTTTTCTACTTAAGAGTTACATTGAGTTATCCACTTACTCCAGTGGCTGAacgtttttttaaaacttatctcGTACGTATCTTTCGTGTGTCGGTTTCTTCcttctgcgaagtttgtagtgcggtttctccatcgatttcttgggcgcggtgtttgcctgtggttacagcggagtcagggtagccgcgttttttaaaaaaaaaattgaacaaaaaaaattgaacatgcCAAATTGCTATTCCCaggaaaatttcagttgtgtttccagtgcactttccctagcggttttttcactgtggcatcaaagatttttaataagagtttgaagaagggagcaaaaagctgaaaaaggcttaacctaagtcctccaatttattggttacccaaattgggtcaggggtcagatctcgtgcgcaaaatggtcacgcaaaggatgaacttacaagaattttcaaatgttatctacgttttcgatagtaatatataggtcatcaaacctaacctacttctctttaactaagtttaagtcttaagaatacgttcaaatgcatttttgaatatgtggtataaactcaacagatatttcttcaagtataagaagcgatgtttttttcgacaaatgtttcggaatgtttctgagtttgtaaaaccgcttcagtcgtattaagagaAATGCTGACACTTAAAGCGTGGTTAAGTaagataaaaacgactttacttaacactcacagcttcacagaagaaagatcacgatgctgactactttctatggtcatttatttttttctgtgtattttcgacaaagtgactctataattagcttgaaatgaacatcgaattctgcaggcttacatggcgcttgggtggtatcacgttttatttaactaccgagacaagacttaatttccaacaaccaaactttccaggtgtatattttaataaatgagctttcgtctggtatggttataatgtcgaaattttaggtaccaggtgtcgtttaaaccggtcaaagttagccttcattttgtatcccaaaaaatcgtgcgaaatacacctctataaaaacagcgataaaaatagtaccaaagagaGCTACaaaaaattttttacatgattttattacacagtaataatgtaattattgtgcaaagtttgatggtgattggacttgtttagcgctgccagcatcttcgtaaagttgcgtgacgatttgaccgtttaggcaaggcgaaaatggcctttttaacgaattttcaaacttttttaaatttcagccggaaaaaaaatcgctggaactttaaaatatttttttcgaaacaagtccacagaaagggatgttttggtaaaataaaaaaaaattcgatttttcgtaactgattttcgattctcgaaaatTACGGGCAGCCTCTCTTAAGGTAACGGTCGTTTTTAAGCAtcaattaaggacggtgcctactattgttattgcgcatacgttctgcgcatctccagatactcggatttcctatcgccaatgcttacgaATACAGGggtctttttgcgcggtttaaaactgtccggagaaagtagatcttcgtaagtactcttggtatccaaaaagaaaattggaggtaaccatgcatttttgagagataattaagcttcaatttaagaaagaacgccatatattgctttgtattttaaagctttttacagatatcattcatgaattatctttgaaaaatgcgtggttacccccagttttctttttggatttcaataggacttcttaagatctacatttcctgcataatcacacactggggaaaaatatctttaattagtaggcaccgtccttaattgtttttaaattaACGTCAGCCAACGAACTATTGAGTGCGCGATAGTATTCTAAGCACACGGTACtgccatgggtactaaaatggaAGTAGCTTTTGCCAACATCTCTATGGCATCTATAGAAAAGGAGATCTTAAGGCGGAGCGTTAACAAACCACTAACGTGGAAAAGGTTCATTGACGATGTATTTTGCTTGTGGGACACAAGCAAAGGAGAAATAGAACATTTCTTTGAGCAAGCAAATTCTTACCACCCTGCCATAAAGTTTACTGCTGAAGTGTCACAGTTAGAAACAACTTTCTTGGACACAACAGTCTATAAGGGAGAGAGATTCGAGAAAGAATCGATTCTCGACGTGCGCACACattacaaacctactgaaacatTTCAGTACACAAACTACAACAGCTGCCACCCAGCAGGCGTTAAGAAAGGATTCGTCAAAGGAGAAGCGCTTAGGCTCTTGAGGACAAACTCTTCTAAGgttatgtttgaggagaacattaaaaactttagaacaCGCCTGACATCGAGAGGTTATCCCAATAACCTGGTGGACAaaatcatctccgaagttaaatTCGCAGAAAGAAAGAACGCTCTTACACAAACACAGAAAGCGCACAAAAGAATTCTTCCCTTTGTGACACAATTTCATCCATCACTGccatgtttgaaaaacattctaatggaaaaatggcatctaatacaaaaccagccactactaagagagatatacaaggatcctcccttgatctcttatagaaaagggaaatcgcttaaagacatgcttgttaaagcaaaactatAACGGCcgtaattttcatttttgttaacGAAAAATAAACGGCATTAGAGTTccacaatttctattattagtttattgtttttcatattattttttttcaattattttctttttttttttttgtccgtccgcTTCCGCGTCCATTAGCGAACTCACCCGgcacatgaatgaatgaaatgaaaccTGAGCACAACACCGGGAGCTGTATACCCTACTCTTTTTAAGAATAGTGTGTGAGTTCTTCATTTTATGTCTCAATGCGTTGTCTTACAAACTCTTGCTCTCGCCGTCTTTAGTACTAGTGTTTGGTTGACTGTAACCGCAATGCCTCACAAAGGGGGGTTTTCCTTGTTTTGAGCCAGGTGCTTGCTTGAGGGATTATAAGAAAGACagagagatttttttttaaacttttttttttcttgtcagtCATGTATTTGATAATGTCACATTTTTCAGAGGCCTAAATTTCCTATTTTTAAAAGGTATTCCGAGAGGAATAATTTTAACGAGAGAATGATATTaataaatgaagaaacaaaactACCGAGGAAGGGCAAATGAATTTTATTGCTTGCATGAGAATTACTGAACCTTAGGTCGAAATAGACTGAATGAAAATTGTGATCCTAACAAGGGGTAATCGCGTAGTTAAGTAACATTCATTATTTAGCCGAGGGTAATTGCTCTCGTAATTATGGAGCAAATATAGTACTGTTTAGTGATAGGACAGAACCGTAGTCTCCACATAAAACTCTCAAGGCAGAATAGAGAACTAAAATATATTGCATCCGCACATTGTGTCGAGATCAGAATCGAACCTAGCCAATCTtggttattattattccactattgcgtcattttaccatatttggtcaagagaacgcgcaaaatatgagacggtaatacactgtagtgtcccggtttgaccggtttagaacagagcaaatactgacggaacggcagttttttaatgaaagaaattgttttcatcggaatacaatgcctgagaatttagcttgtcatcgcttgtcactcgtcatcttgtttatccatcaaataaagatctttggctggctttttgtgctgtttacatcgttcgcacgcaccctgaagaacagatgatgcatttttttaaaacaccctttccaaataaaattgaagcaaaataacacctttttgtagtggaataataaacctcttattagatggtttagcatataacacttgcggacattttgctcattgctcgcatttttcctcgcccctgcggggctcggaaaaatactacgcaactcgcaaaatatccgcgcgtattatatgctaaaccatctaataaggtgtatttattatatggccctgtctcacaaggtctgggaactaccaaattcacaaatttgattggctgaaacggatattgaccgcggtctagattttcccatctagaccggcaatgttttgaagtttaaaagtcgcaaactaaaatgcaaaatcatcgactgttttcatctaacaatatgtatttctgtaagtgccaaaaagctgatgagaaaaaaaaaataaagaggacgagcaaactttggaagaattaaattcggtccatatcccttcgcaagcaaaatgccaggtagtaataccaggttacattaaacaaagtaaattgttctggttttcgccatataataaacatcttattaaccgagctaagtcggtctgtatgggagaatcttgacctcggtcgtgtgtacagacctcactgcgttcggtctgtacttacgacctcggtcaagattctcccatacagacctcctgttcggtaAATAAGAGCTAAAAGGTGTGTGAACCAAGCGTTATAACCGCTTTGACGAGTGAAAATAATAAAGGCGAAGTATTTGCCAATTCAAGACATGTACAGCAACAAAGTGTTTGACCCAGTCGCCACGGAAACCTTACACAGCGCGAGAGCATTTAACCTACTCAAAGCGAGGGTGCAAATTGTGGGTATTTTTGCTtcacttctcattggttgaagaAACGGAGCAAGACGTTGCGGCCAATCATTCCTTGTAGCATGAAACGAAATGCATATATGGCCTAATTGGCTGTAGTTGTCATTGCTAATTAAGCAATTTCTATATGAACCTTTCTGACGCCTGCACGCGCATAATGGACACTCTAACTATGACGCAACAGGAGACTCTAAGTAATTGCTTTTGTGGGATGAGTCACGAGGAAATGAAAGATCAAGCAAGAGGTCTACTTAAAGTGACTCCTGAGGTTATTATCGC is a genomic window of Acropora muricata isolate sample 2 chromosome 8, ASM3666990v1, whole genome shotgun sequence containing:
- the LOC136925555 gene encoding uncharacterized protein, translating into MEVAFANISMASIEKEILRRSVNKPLTWKRFIDDVFCLWDTSKGEIEHFFEQANSYHPAIKFTAEVSQLETTFLDTTVYKGERFEKESILDVRTHYKPTETFQYTNYNSCHPAGVKKGFVKGEALRLLRTNSSKVMFEENIKNFRTRLTSRGYPNNLVDKIISEVKFAERKNALTQTQKAHKRILPFVTQFHPSLPCLKNILMEKWHLIQNQPLLREIYKDPPLISYRKGKSLKDMLVKAKL